The following proteins come from a genomic window of Yinghuangia sp. ASG 101:
- a CDS encoding methylated-DNA--[protein]-cysteine S-methyltransferase: MTSRGSTLFDTAIGRCGIAWGARGVTAVRLPERDDDTTRARLPEGHPPADPPPEVRDAIAGMRALLRGEPRDLADIVLDLDGVPEFHQRVYAVARTIPPGRTLTYGDVARRLGMPGAARAVGHALGRNPCAIVVPCHRVLAAGGASGGFSAHGGIHTKWRMLTIENAPEAPQPTLF; encoded by the coding sequence ATGACGTCACGCGGCTCCACGCTCTTCGACACCGCGATCGGCCGGTGCGGCATCGCGTGGGGTGCGCGTGGCGTCACCGCCGTGCGGCTGCCCGAGCGCGACGACGACACCACCCGCGCCCGCCTGCCCGAGGGCCACCCCCCGGCCGACCCACCGCCCGAGGTCCGCGACGCGATCGCGGGCATGCGCGCGCTGCTGCGGGGCGAGCCGCGCGATCTGGCCGACATCGTCCTCGACCTCGACGGCGTACCGGAGTTCCACCAGCGCGTCTACGCCGTGGCCCGGACCATCCCGCCGGGCCGCACCCTGACCTACGGCGACGTCGCCCGCCGCCTCGGCATGCCCGGCGCGGCCCGCGCGGTCGGCCACGCCCTGGGCCGCAACCCGTGCGCGATCGTCGTGCCCTGCCACCGCGTCCTCGCCGCCGGCGGCGCCTCCGGAGGCTTCTCGGCACACGGCGGCATCCACACCAAGTGGCGCATGCTCACCATCGAAAACGCCCCAGAGGCCCCTCAACCCACACTGTTCTAG
- a CDS encoding TetR/AcrR family transcriptional regulator, translating to MAAEKTGRSDPARTLALLWRGKEPPARGPKPGLTVDRIVAAAVALADEAGVPTLSMRKVAERLGVGTMSLYTYVPGKDELLNLMLDTVLTEGERPDDFAGTWREALELHARADRAVALRHPWVVSLSVPGLMLMGPGETARGEFAMKAVSGIGLTPREMVDVVNLVDGYVRGVAQITADLRVATRDSGVDYDDWWERATPSLERFIQQSRYPTLYGVWASGAFEVAPDEGFEFGLARLLDGVERLVAERAGG from the coding sequence ATGGCAGCCGAGAAGACCGGTCGCTCCGACCCCGCCCGGACGCTCGCGCTCCTGTGGCGCGGCAAGGAGCCCCCCGCGCGCGGGCCCAAGCCGGGGCTCACCGTCGACCGCATCGTCGCCGCGGCCGTCGCGCTCGCGGACGAGGCCGGCGTGCCCACGCTGTCGATGCGCAAGGTCGCGGAGCGGCTGGGGGTCGGCACGATGTCGCTCTACACCTACGTCCCGGGCAAGGACGAACTGCTCAACCTCATGCTCGACACCGTCCTGACCGAGGGCGAGCGCCCCGACGACTTCGCGGGCACGTGGCGCGAGGCCCTGGAACTGCACGCGCGCGCCGACCGCGCGGTGGCGCTGCGCCACCCGTGGGTGGTCTCGCTGTCGGTGCCCGGCCTGATGCTCATGGGCCCCGGCGAGACCGCGCGCGGCGAGTTCGCGATGAAGGCCGTGTCCGGTATCGGGCTGACGCCGCGCGAGATGGTCGACGTGGTCAACCTGGTGGACGGCTATGTGCGCGGCGTCGCGCAGATCACCGCCGACCTGCGCGTCGCCACCCGCGACTCGGGGGTCGACTACGACGACTGGTGGGAGCGCGCGACGCCGTCGCTGGAGCGGTTCATCCAGCAGTCGCGCTATCCGACGCTGTACGGCGTGTGGGCGTCCGGCGCGTTCGAGGTCGCGCCGGACGAGGGCTTCGAGTTCGGCCTCGCCCGCCTGCTCGACGGTGTCGAACGCCTGGTCGCGGAGCGGGCCGGGGGCTGA
- a CDS encoding DEAD/DEAH box helicase, whose product MGIGTTGSTPDASVTPGDAAALVRCAPVFAAADPPRDAHLVFWSPDGVDLPEAAGEGIELTVAVPDPATGAVARRTVPAVRLPVAAALPVLSRARTNPGAHPAAAFWGAVCVTALQLVARGRLLPGVTPGDFDAWRVGPLDAPDIARIRDLARAMPPEARAVPHDGGPAAGAGTLLELADAEDLVRGLLDAVADTMPRTSAAARAAGTPLFAARTAPVRVPQLRPWADEVAAGLDAGLRASLRVEAPETDGDDVPHGFRVVVQLHSLADPTLVVDAADLWADTPGEAADTAADTADTDRDTDDPATRTRRAIARLGPRARLDATVAVRRAADAWPALERLLRRAVPDALDLADDELGELLGPAAARLAAAGVDVHWPKRFARGLTATAVVGGPTAEPAASGLPSFFGGGAAFAFRWRLAVGGSDLTDAEMDALAEAKRPIVRLRDQWTLVDPEFLRRARERDLATGSALDALGAALTGSAEIDGTRVAVDAEGILRTLRERIADPDAGAEPITAPAALAATLRDYQLRGLRWLARMTELGLGGCLADDMGLGKTVTLIALHLHRQRDEATAGPTLVVCPASLLGNWEREIRRFAPGTDVRRFHGTGRDLAGLADGFVLTTYGTMRRDAPQLAATPWGLPWGLVVADEAQHVKNPQSGTAKELRRIPAAARVALTGTPVENNLSELWAVLDWTTPGLLGSLAAFRTRWAAPVESGTDPAAAERFARLIRPFLLRRRKSDPGIAPELPRKTETDRPVALTPEQAALYEAAVRELMAEIAGTTGMTRRGRVVKLLTALKQICNHPAHYLNEPETGPDGRSGKLELLDELVDTITTEDGAVLVFTQYVAMARLLERHLDARGVGSQLLHGGTPVARREEMVRRFQDGEAPVFLLSLKAAGTGLNLTRADHVVHYDRWWNPAVEDQATDRAYRIGQTRPVQVHRLIAEGTVEDRIADMLAAKRALADAVLRPGEAEAGLAELTDAELADLVALRSMP is encoded by the coding sequence ATGGGGATCGGCACCACCGGCAGTACCCCCGACGCGTCCGTCACCCCCGGCGACGCCGCGGCGCTCGTCCGCTGCGCCCCCGTGTTCGCCGCCGCGGACCCGCCGCGCGACGCCCACCTCGTCTTCTGGAGCCCCGATGGCGTCGACCTCCCGGAGGCGGCGGGCGAGGGCATCGAGCTGACCGTCGCCGTGCCCGACCCCGCGACCGGCGCGGTGGCGCGCCGGACCGTGCCCGCCGTACGCCTGCCCGTCGCCGCCGCGCTGCCCGTGCTCTCCCGCGCCCGCACCAACCCGGGTGCGCACCCGGCGGCGGCGTTCTGGGGCGCGGTCTGCGTCACCGCCCTCCAACTCGTCGCGCGCGGAAGGCTGTTGCCGGGGGTCACCCCCGGCGACTTCGACGCGTGGCGGGTCGGCCCGCTGGACGCCCCCGACATCGCCCGGATCCGCGACCTGGCCCGGGCCATGCCCCCCGAGGCCCGCGCGGTCCCGCACGACGGCGGGCCCGCGGCCGGAGCCGGCACGCTCCTCGAACTCGCCGACGCCGAGGACCTGGTGCGCGGGCTGCTCGACGCGGTCGCGGACACGATGCCGCGCACCTCCGCCGCCGCGCGTGCCGCCGGAACGCCGCTGTTCGCCGCGCGCACCGCGCCCGTGCGGGTCCCGCAATTGCGCCCGTGGGCCGACGAGGTGGCGGCCGGGCTCGACGCCGGGCTGCGGGCGTCCCTGCGCGTCGAGGCCCCGGAGACCGACGGCGACGACGTCCCGCACGGCTTCCGCGTCGTCGTCCAACTGCACAGCCTCGCCGACCCGACGCTCGTCGTCGACGCGGCCGACCTGTGGGCGGACACCCCGGGCGAGGCCGCCGACACCGCCGCCGACACCGCGGACACCGACCGCGACACCGACGACCCGGCGACCCGCACGCGGCGCGCCATCGCCCGCCTCGGCCCCCGTGCCCGGCTCGACGCCACTGTCGCGGTACGCCGCGCCGCCGACGCCTGGCCCGCCCTCGAACGCCTGCTGCGCCGCGCCGTACCCGACGCGCTCGACCTCGCCGACGACGAACTCGGCGAACTGCTCGGCCCGGCCGCCGCGCGCCTGGCCGCCGCCGGCGTGGACGTCCACTGGCCCAAGCGGTTCGCACGCGGGCTCACCGCCACGGCCGTCGTCGGCGGCCCGACCGCCGAGCCCGCGGCATCCGGCCTGCCGTCGTTCTTCGGCGGCGGCGCGGCCTTCGCCTTCCGCTGGCGGCTCGCGGTCGGCGGCAGCGACCTGACCGACGCCGAGATGGACGCGCTCGCCGAGGCCAAGCGCCCGATCGTCCGGCTCCGCGACCAATGGACCCTCGTCGACCCCGAGTTCCTGCGCCGGGCCCGCGAACGCGACCTCGCGACCGGGTCCGCGCTCGACGCGCTCGGCGCCGCCCTGACCGGCAGCGCCGAGATCGACGGCACGCGCGTCGCGGTCGACGCCGAGGGCATCCTGCGCACCCTCCGCGAGCGCATCGCCGACCCCGACGCGGGCGCCGAGCCGATCACCGCCCCCGCCGCCCTCGCCGCGACGCTGCGCGACTACCAGCTGCGCGGCCTGCGCTGGCTCGCCCGCATGACCGAACTCGGCCTCGGCGGCTGCCTCGCCGACGACATGGGCCTCGGCAAGACGGTCACCCTCATCGCGCTGCATTTGCACCGGCAGCGGGACGAAGCGACCGCCGGGCCCACCCTCGTGGTCTGCCCCGCCTCGCTCCTCGGCAACTGGGAGCGCGAGATCCGCCGCTTCGCACCGGGCACCGATGTGCGGCGCTTCCACGGCACCGGCCGCGACCTCGCCGGCCTCGCCGACGGCTTCGTGCTCACGACGTACGGCACGATGCGCCGCGACGCGCCCCAACTCGCCGCCACCCCATGGGGTCTGCCATGGGGTCTGGTGGTCGCCGACGAGGCGCAGCACGTGAAGAACCCGCAGTCCGGGACCGCGAAGGAGCTGCGCCGCATCCCCGCCGCGGCGCGCGTCGCGCTGACCGGCACGCCGGTCGAGAACAACCTGTCCGAGCTGTGGGCGGTCCTCGACTGGACGACCCCCGGCCTCCTCGGTTCGCTCGCGGCGTTCCGTACGCGCTGGGCGGCGCCCGTCGAGTCGGGGACGGACCCCGCGGCGGCCGAGCGGTTCGCGCGCCTGATCCGGCCGTTCCTGCTGCGGCGCCGCAAATCCGATCCGGGTATCGCCCCCGAACTCCCGCGCAAGACGGAGACCGACCGCCCGGTCGCGCTCACCCCGGAACAGGCCGCGCTCTACGAGGCGGCGGTACGCGAACTCATGGCGGAGATCGCCGGGACCACCGGCATGACGCGGCGCGGGCGCGTGGTCAAGCTCCTGACCGCGCTCAAACAGATCTGCAACCATCCCGCGCACTATCTGAACGAACCCGAAACCGGCCCGGACGGGCGTTCCGGCAAGCTCGAACTGCTCGACGAACTCGTCGACACCATCACCACCGAGGACGGCGCGGTCCTGGTCTTCACGCAGTACGTCGCGATGGCCCGCCTGCTTGAACGCCACCTCGACGCACGCGGCGTCGGCAGCCAACTGCTGCACGGCGGAACGCCGGTCGCCCGCCGCGAGGAGATGGTGCGGCGGTTCCAGGACGGCGAGGCCCCCGTGTTCCTGCTGTCGCTCAAGGCCGCCGGAACCGGCCTCAACCTCACGCGCGCCGACCACGTCGTGCACTACGACCGCTGGTGGAACCCGGCGGTCGAGGACCAGGCCACCGACCGCGCGTACCGCATCGGGCAGACCCGCCCGGTGCAGGTGCACCGGCTGATCGCGGAAGGCACCGTCGAGGACCGCATCGCGGACATGCTCGCGGCCAAGCGCGCGCTCGCCGACGCGGTGCTGCGCCCGGGGGAGGCCGAGGCCGGACTCGCCGAACTGACCGATGCCGAACTGGCCGATCTGGTCGCCTTGAGGAGCATGCCGTGA
- a CDS encoding Lrp/AsnC family transcriptional regulator: MEDLDRQIVRLLVQDGRMSYTDLGKATGLSTSAAHQRVRRLEQRGVIRGYGAVVDPDALGLPLTAFISVKPIDPAAPDDAPDRLAGLAEVEACHSVAGDESYILKVRVGEPGDLETLLAKIRAAANVSTRTTVVLSTPYEGRPPNL; the protein is encoded by the coding sequence GTGGAGGACCTCGACCGACAGATCGTCCGGCTACTTGTCCAGGACGGTCGCATGAGCTACACCGACCTGGGCAAGGCCACCGGCCTGTCGACCTCGGCGGCGCATCAGCGCGTCCGCAGGCTCGAACAGCGCGGGGTGATCCGGGGGTACGGCGCCGTCGTCGACCCGGACGCGTTGGGCCTGCCGTTGACCGCGTTCATCTCGGTCAAACCGATCGACCCGGCCGCCCCGGACGACGCCCCCGACCGGCTCGCGGGCCTCGCCGAGGTGGAGGCGTGCCACAGCGTCGCCGGCGACGAGAGCTACATCCTCAAGGTCCGGGTCGGCGAACCGGGCGACCTGGAGACCCTGCTCGCGAAGATCCGCGCGGCGGCCAACGTCTCGACACGCACCACCGTCGTCCTGAGCACGCCCTACGAGGGCCGCCCTCCCAACCTCTGA
- a CDS encoding M24 family metallopeptidase: MSDNSELYPTDRLAAAAKAAAAAGLDALLITPGADLRYLTGYAALPLERLTCLVVPADGDAFLVVPGLEKPAAEASPAARLGIEITGWAETDDPYALIARRLPGRPARVGVDNHMWAEKLLDFRRVFPGVEQALAGGVLREMRMRKTPAEVEALRVAGAAIDRVHARVGDLLRAGRTEREVGRDIADAIIAEGHVRVDFVIVASGPNGASPHHDVSDRVIREGDPVVVDIGGTTEDGYCSDETRTYCVGEPPADFAASYEVLLRAQRAQCAAVRPGITAEQLDAVGRDIIADAGFGEYFVHRTGHGIGLETHEEPYIVEGSPRPLEPGMAFSVEPGIYLPGKHGARIEDIVVCRDNDGEPMNRRPHELAIVGA, encoded by the coding sequence GTGAGCGATAACTCCGAGCTGTACCCCACCGACCGCCTCGCCGCCGCCGCGAAAGCCGCCGCCGCGGCCGGGCTTGACGCGCTTCTCATCACGCCGGGCGCCGACCTGCGCTACCTCACCGGGTACGCGGCGCTGCCCTTGGAGCGTCTGACCTGCCTCGTCGTACCCGCCGACGGCGACGCGTTCCTCGTCGTCCCGGGGCTGGAGAAACCCGCGGCCGAGGCGTCGCCGGCCGCGCGGCTCGGCATCGAGATCACCGGCTGGGCCGAGACCGACGACCCGTACGCGCTGATCGCCCGCCGCCTGCCGGGCCGTCCCGCCCGCGTCGGCGTCGACAACCACATGTGGGCCGAGAAACTGCTCGACTTCCGCCGCGTGTTCCCCGGGGTCGAACAGGCCCTCGCGGGCGGGGTGTTGCGCGAGATGCGGATGCGCAAGACGCCCGCGGAGGTCGAGGCGCTGCGGGTGGCCGGCGCCGCGATCGACCGCGTGCACGCGCGCGTCGGCGACCTGCTGCGCGCGGGACGCACCGAGCGCGAGGTCGGCCGCGACATCGCCGACGCGATCATCGCGGAGGGCCACGTCCGGGTCGACTTCGTCATCGTCGCGTCCGGCCCCAACGGCGCCAGCCCGCACCACGACGTGTCCGACCGGGTCATCCGCGAGGGCGACCCCGTCGTCGTCGACATCGGCGGGACCACGGAGGACGGCTACTGCTCCGACGAGACGCGCACGTACTGCGTCGGCGAGCCGCCCGCCGACTTCGCGGCCTCCTACGAGGTGCTGCTGCGGGCGCAGCGCGCGCAGTGCGCGGCCGTGCGCCCGGGCATCACGGCGGAGCAACTCGACGCCGTGGGCCGCGACATCATCGCCGACGCCGGGTTCGGCGAGTACTTCGTGCACCGCACCGGCCACGGCATCGGCCTGGAGACGCACGAGGAGCCGTACATCGTCGAAGGGTCGCCGCGCCCGCTGGAGCCCGGCATGGCCTTCTCCGTCGAGCCGGGGATCTACCTGCCCGGCAAGCACGGCGCCCGTATCGAGGACATCGTCGTGTGCCGGGACAACGACGGCGAACCCATGAACCGCCGCCCGCACGAGCTGGCGATCGTCGGCGCCTGA
- a CDS encoding ATP-binding cassette domain-containing protein codes for MTAVTRAPAEAVHDAGRAPAIRAEGLRKHYRDRPALDGFDLTVPSGTVHGLLGPNGAGKTTAVRVLTTLLRADGGHAEVAGHDVARHPAEVRRRIGLVGQHAALDDILDGRANLEMFGRLHHLPRRTARARATELLDRFRLADTGRKPVAAYSGGMRRRLDLAAGMILSPAVIFLDEPTTGLDPASRTEVWECVRSLAEAGTTVLLTTQYLEEADRLADTVTVVDHGRVIARGTPDTLKARLGGDRIDVVVPHDHQLAPAAALLARVCGTDAVETDPRRRRAGAPVRDRVAALTAVAVALRDAGIDADDIALRRPTLDEVFIDLTGHPTGGHTPADPAPAPDAKEES; via the coding sequence GTGACCGCCGTGACCAGGGCCCCCGCCGAGGCCGTCCACGACGCGGGCCGCGCCCCCGCGATCCGGGCGGAAGGGCTCCGCAAGCACTACCGCGACCGCCCGGCGCTCGACGGATTCGACCTCACCGTGCCGAGCGGCACCGTCCACGGCCTGCTCGGACCCAACGGCGCCGGCAAGACCACCGCCGTGCGCGTCCTGACCACGCTGCTGCGCGCCGACGGCGGCCACGCCGAGGTCGCCGGACACGACGTGGCCCGGCACCCCGCCGAGGTCCGCCGCCGCATCGGGCTCGTCGGCCAGCACGCCGCGCTCGACGACATCCTGGACGGCCGGGCCAACCTGGAGATGTTCGGACGCCTCCACCACCTCCCCCGGCGCACCGCCCGGGCCCGCGCGACCGAACTCCTCGACCGCTTCCGCCTCGCCGACACCGGCCGCAAACCCGTCGCCGCCTACTCCGGCGGCATGCGGCGCCGCCTGGACCTCGCGGCCGGCATGATCCTCTCCCCCGCCGTGATCTTCCTGGACGAGCCGACCACCGGGCTCGACCCCGCCTCCCGCACCGAAGTCTGGGAGTGCGTACGGTCGTTGGCCGAGGCCGGCACCACCGTGCTGCTGACCACGCAGTACCTGGAGGAGGCCGACCGCCTCGCCGACACCGTCACCGTCGTGGACCACGGCCGCGTGATCGCACGCGGCACCCCCGACACCCTCAAGGCCCGCCTCGGCGGCGACCGCATCGACGTCGTCGTCCCCCACGACCACCAACTCGCCCCCGCCGCGGCCCTGTTGGCCCGCGTCTGCGGCACGGACGCGGTCGAGACGGACCCCCGCCGCCGACGCGCGGGCGCACCCGTCCGCGACCGCGTCGCGGCCCTCACCGCGGTGGCCGTCGCGCTGCGCGACGCCGGCATCGACGCCGACGACATCGCGCTGCGCCGACCCACGCTGGACGAGGTGTTCATCGACCTCACCGGCCACCCCACGGGCGGCCACACCCCCGCCGATCCCGCCCCGGCGCCGGACGCGAAAGAGGAGTCATGA
- a CDS encoding PucR family transcriptional regulator, with translation MGIGGDSPSAATGRRPPVRSGGGVGGVADAAAGATGATGRDADNAVKRKAGRVAKVAKTGAVGGSGVVSSTQAAGTGTRETVRTLPTRRRPRANTGAEATEIPPPESTQGPPGREADPRRPAVRPGDPPEPGHGTAIARAGGAPEQTVAPPRTGGVAPADEYAGEAELGLSRVLLPAAAQALAVAGRLARAAADAGADAGEIKYRADLVRDLLTGRLADPGWLPPHGLGALLAREVTVVVAQPDPLPGDSAAGLRRHQDALTAAWASALRVADPDAVVAGYPGEIVALITAPYAGGGRATAAAVGRDAAARVRAACARLPRTFTTGISRPACGIEALPGAYEQAHRALEAGRRLQGPGAVTDFDRLGVFRLLAMLPADGELERFAGEVLGPLAAGDDPEAGELRRTLHVLLETNLNVAETSRRLFVHYNTLRYRIGKLERLVGPFTQDSRLRLDLLIALETVHLADTAPPGQRRSVDEPRR, from the coding sequence ATGGGCATCGGAGGGGACTCCCCCTCCGCTGCCACCGGAAGGCGGCCTCCGGTCCGGTCCGGTGGCGGTGTCGGCGGAGTCGCCGACGCCGCGGCGGGCGCCACGGGTGCGACCGGGCGGGACGCCGACAACGCGGTCAAGAGGAAGGCGGGCAGGGTGGCCAAGGTCGCCAAGACGGGGGCGGTCGGCGGTTCCGGGGTGGTCAGCTCGACCCAGGCCGCGGGCACCGGCACACGCGAAACGGTACGAACATTGCCGACCAGACGCCGACCCCGGGCGAATACGGGGGCGGAGGCCACCGAGATCCCTCCCCCGGAAAGCACCCAGGGCCCGCCGGGGCGCGAGGCCGACCCGCGCCGTCCGGCCGTGCGGCCCGGCGACCCGCCGGAACCGGGGCACGGCACGGCGATCGCGCGGGCCGGCGGCGCCCCGGAGCAGACCGTCGCGCCGCCGCGCACCGGGGGCGTCGCCCCGGCCGACGAGTACGCCGGGGAGGCCGAGTTGGGCCTGTCCCGGGTGCTGCTGCCCGCCGCGGCCCAGGCCCTCGCGGTCGCCGGGCGGCTCGCCCGCGCCGCGGCCGACGCCGGAGCCGACGCGGGCGAGATCAAATACCGGGCCGACCTGGTGCGCGACCTGCTCACCGGCCGCCTCGCCGACCCGGGGTGGCTGCCGCCGCACGGCCTCGGCGCGCTCCTCGCGCGCGAGGTCACCGTCGTCGTCGCGCAGCCCGACCCGCTGCCGGGCGACAGCGCGGCGGGCCTGCGCCGCCATCAGGACGCGCTGACCGCGGCGTGGGCCTCCGCCCTGCGCGTCGCCGACCCCGACGCGGTGGTGGCCGGATATCCCGGCGAGATCGTCGCGCTGATCACCGCCCCGTACGCGGGCGGCGGCCGGGCCACCGCCGCGGCCGTCGGCCGGGACGCCGCGGCGCGCGTCCGCGCGGCCTGCGCGCGCCTTCCGCGCACGTTCACCACGGGCATCAGCCGGCCCGCGTGCGGCATCGAGGCGCTGCCCGGGGCGTACGAACAGGCCCACCGCGCGCTGGAGGCCGGGCGTCGGCTGCAAGGGCCCGGCGCGGTCACCGACTTCGACCGGCTCGGGGTGTTCCGGCTGCTCGCGATGCTGCCCGCCGACGGCGAACTGGAGCGGTTCGCCGGGGAAGTCCTCGGGCCGCTCGCGGCGGGCGACGACCCCGAGGCCGGGGAGCTGCGCCGCACGCTGCACGTGCTGCTGGAGACGAACCTCAACGTCGCCGAGACCTCCCGGCGGCTGTTCGTGCACTACAACACGCTGCGCTACCGCATCGGGAAACTGGAGCGGCTGGTCGGTCCGTTCACGCAGGACTCCCGGCTGCGCCTCGATCTGCTGATCGCCCTGGAGACCGTGCACCTGGCCGACACCGCGCCGCCGGGGCAGCGCCGTTCGGTCGACGAACCGCGCAGATAG
- a CDS encoding CaiB/BaiF CoA transferase family protein: MGALSGIKVVELAGIGPGPFVGMLLADAGADIIRIDRPGAGGMPHLVVGRGRLGGLEVDLKRPEGVEAVLRLTAAAEVLVEGFRPGVTERLGLGPDACLARNPRLVYARMTGWGQDGPLAPRAGHDINYIAISGVLHAFTRAGERPVPPLNLVGDYGGGAMFCAFGILAALLEARGSGRGQVVDAAMTDGSAALGAFVHGMRGNGSWSDEPGTNLLDTGAPFYDVYETADGGHMAVGCIEPQFYARFLAGLGLDPSTLPAQTDRDGWPTLRARFAEILRTRTRAAWTEVFQDTDACVTPVLTWTEAAAHPHNAARGTYVERDGTPQPAAAPRLSRTPSRTGGAPGMLTPSRLAAWGLETDEVEKLRTEGVLSGPGL, from the coding sequence ATGGGTGCGCTGTCGGGGATCAAAGTCGTCGAACTCGCGGGCATCGGGCCCGGGCCGTTCGTGGGCATGCTGCTCGCGGACGCGGGCGCGGACATCATCCGCATCGACCGCCCCGGCGCGGGCGGCATGCCGCATCTCGTCGTCGGCCGGGGCCGGCTCGGCGGCCTCGAGGTCGACCTCAAGCGGCCCGAGGGCGTCGAGGCCGTGCTGCGGCTGACGGCCGCGGCCGAGGTCCTCGTGGAGGGCTTCCGCCCCGGCGTCACCGAACGCCTCGGCCTGGGCCCGGACGCGTGCCTCGCCCGCAACCCCCGGCTCGTCTACGCCCGCATGACCGGGTGGGGGCAGGACGGTCCGCTCGCCCCGCGGGCGGGACACGACATCAACTACATCGCGATCTCCGGCGTCCTGCACGCGTTCACCCGCGCGGGTGAACGACCGGTGCCGCCGCTCAACCTCGTCGGCGACTACGGCGGCGGGGCGATGTTCTGCGCGTTCGGGATTCTCGCCGCTCTGCTGGAGGCGCGGGGGTCCGGCCGCGGCCAGGTCGTCGACGCCGCGATGACGGACGGCTCCGCGGCCCTCGGCGCGTTCGTCCACGGCATGCGCGGCAACGGCTCGTGGTCGGATGAGCCGGGGACGAACCTGCTCGACACCGGCGCGCCCTTCTACGACGTGTACGAGACCGCCGACGGCGGCCACATGGCGGTCGGCTGCATCGAACCGCAGTTCTACGCCCGCTTCCTGGCCGGGCTCGGCCTCGACCCGAGCACACTCCCCGCCCAGACGGACCGCGACGGGTGGCCGACGCTCAGGGCCCGCTTCGCCGAAATCCTGCGCACACGGACGCGCGCCGCGTGGACGGAGGTCTTCCAGGACACCGACGCGTGCGTCACCCCGGTCCTCACCTGGACCGAAGCCGCAGCCCACCCGCACAACGCCGCGCGCGGCACCTACGTCGAACGCGACGGCACCCCCCAACCCGCCGCCGCACCGCGGCTCTCCCGCACCCCGTCCCGCACGGGCGGCGCACCGGGGATGCTGACGCCCTCCCGGCTCGCGGCGTGGGGCCTGGAAACGGACGAGGTGGAGAAGCTGCGCACGGAGGGCGTGCTGAGCGGGCCGGGCTTGTGA
- a CDS encoding ABC transporter permease translates to MTAPTTAVPAAGPLAPLPPPVPRGAAARLRRSVADTWTLTLRTFRHWARQPGALLLTLLFPVLLVLMFGYLFGGQMRVPGGGGYREFLMPGMFAMTMVFGVESTFTAVAADAARGVTDRFRSLPIAPSAVVAGRCVADMLNTVAALAVMVVCGRLVGWNWHEGAARALGAFALLLALRFALLWVGIHLALVSGNPESVVAIQILVWPLGFLSNTFAAPESMPGWLGAIAAWNPLSATVAATRELFGNPGWGGDSFAARHAIELAVAWPVVITLVFLPAAVRKYARLDR, encoded by the coding sequence ATGACCGCCCCCACCACGGCCGTACCCGCCGCCGGACCGCTCGCCCCGCTCCCGCCGCCGGTACCCCGCGGCGCCGCGGCCCGCCTGCGCCGGTCGGTCGCCGACACCTGGACGCTCACCCTGCGCACGTTCCGGCACTGGGCGCGGCAACCCGGCGCGCTGCTGCTCACCCTGCTGTTCCCGGTGCTGCTCGTCCTGATGTTCGGCTACCTGTTCGGCGGCCAGATGCGGGTCCCGGGCGGCGGCGGATACCGCGAGTTCCTGATGCCCGGGATGTTCGCGATGACCATGGTGTTCGGCGTCGAGTCGACCTTCACCGCGGTCGCCGCGGACGCCGCACGAGGCGTGACCGACCGGTTCCGCTCGCTGCCGATCGCGCCGTCCGCCGTGGTCGCGGGCCGGTGTGTCGCCGACATGCTCAACACCGTCGCGGCACTCGCGGTCATGGTGGTGTGCGGGCGGCTCGTGGGCTGGAACTGGCACGAAGGCGCCGCCCGCGCGCTCGGCGCCTTCGCACTCCTTCTGGCACTGCGGTTCGCGCTGCTGTGGGTCGGCATCCACCTCGCCCTGGTCTCCGGCAACCCCGAGTCCGTCGTCGCGATCCAGATCCTGGTGTGGCCGCTGGGCTTCCTGTCGAACACCTTCGCCGCCCCCGAGTCGATGCCCGGCTGGCTGGGCGCGATCGCCGCGTGGAACCCGCTCTCCGCGACCGTCGCGGCGACGCGCGAACTGTTCGGCAACCCGGGCTGGGGCGGCGACTCGTTCGCGGCCCGCCACGCGATCGAACTCGCCGTCGCCTGGCCGGTGGTGATCACCCTCGTCTTCCTTCCGGCCGCGGTCCGCAAATACGCCCGGCTCGACCGCTGA